A single window of Solenopsis invicta isolate M01_SB chromosome 3, UNIL_Sinv_3.0, whole genome shotgun sequence DNA harbors:
- the LOC105204615 gene encoding kin of IRRE-like protein 3 isoform X2: MAPFHGMALLLLGIGYLLHAEPLHSERGIALFHLNDDTFGKGEKSQRGTKKTYFFKDTPQKLTVAIGQAAVLLCRVKNLGNRTVSWIRKRDLHILTSMSVTYTSDARFTVVGNPETDDWNLRIDYVQPRDAGIYECQVNTEPKIYRAVALKVLDIQARITGSQELYIRKGSTISLTCIIELQDLPPSNVTWYHAGVVIDFDGPRGGVSLETEKGKLGTTSKLLITRAQLDDSGNYTCASSKVTPASVMVHVLNGEHPAAMQHGGTGDVNRRLILLVLIFLVDTMFR; this comes from the exons ATGGCCCCGTTCCACGGCATGGCCCTGCTGCTCCTGGGAATCGGATACCTGTTACACGCGGAACCACTTCACAGCGAACGCGGCATCG CGCTCTTTCATCTCAACGACGACACGTTCGGCAAAGGAGAGAAGTCGCAGCGTGGCACAAAGAAGACCTATTTTTTCAAAGACACGCCACAAAAATTAACGGTGGCCATAGGGCAGGCCGCCGTCTTATTATGCCGTGTTAAAAACCTAGGAAACAGAACT GTGTCTTGGATCCGAAAAAGGGACCTACACATCCTGACGTCCATGTCGGTGACTTACACGAGCGACGCGAGATTTACGGTAGTCGGCAATCCGGAGACCGACGACTGGAATCTGCGAATAGATTACGTGCAACCGCGGGACGCCGGCATTTACGAGTGTCAGGTTAATACAGAACCGAAGATATATAGAGCCGTGGCACTGAAGGTTTTGG ATATACAGGCGAGGATCACGGGTTCCCAGGAGTTATACATCAGGAAGGGTAGCACAATCAGCTTGACCTGCATCATTGAACTGCAGGATCTGCCTCCGAGCAACGTGACCTGGTATCATGCCGGAGTGGTGATCGATTTCGACGGTCCAAG GGGTGGCGTATCGCTGGAAACGGAGAAGGGTAAGCTTGGTACCACCAGCAAGCTCCTAATAACGCGTGCTCAACTCGACGATAGTGGTAATTATACATGCGCTTCGAGTAAAGTCACCCCGGCGAGCGTCATGGTGCACGTGCTAAACG GGGAGCATCCCGCTGCGATGCAGCACGGCGGCACCGGCGATGTAAATAGGAGACTCATCCTGCTCGTCCTGATTTTCCTCGTCGATACAATGTTTCGATGA
- the LOC105204615 gene encoding uncharacterized protein LOC105204615 isoform X3 yields the protein MRGEERARGRVESAAAAASVVAVAVAVAEAEAAAAAAAKGLVEGKLQLPAPHSRHLALVCVTQVSWIRKRDLHILTSMSVTYTSDARFTVVGNPETDDWNLRIDYVQPRDAGIYECQVNTEPKIYRAVALKVLDIQARITGSQELYIRKGSTISLTCIIELQDLPPSNVTWYHAGVVIDFDGPRGGVSLETEKGKLGTTSKLLITRAQLDDSGNYTCASSKVTPASVMVHVLNGEQNTGGNIGKGGSCDEEIAMAHFEILRFAIERASERERRRII from the exons ATGCGAGGTGAGGAACGAGCACGCGGGCGGGTTgaatcagcagcagcagcagcatcggTGGTAGCGGTAGCGGTAGCGGTAGCAGAAGCagaagcagcagcagcggcagcagcgAAGGGGTTGGTTGAGGGCAAACTGCAATTACCTGCGCCTCATTCGCGGCACCTCGCGCTTGTGTGTGTGACCCAGGTGTCTTGGATCCGAAAAAGGGACCTACACATCCTGACGTCCATGTCGGTGACTTACACGAGCGACGCGAGATTTACGGTAGTCGGCAATCCGGAGACCGACGACTGGAATCTGCGAATAGATTACGTGCAACCGCGGGACGCCGGCATTTACGAGTGTCAGGTTAATACAGAACCGAAGATATATAGAGCCGTGGCACTGAAGGTTTTGG ATATACAGGCGAGGATCACGGGTTCCCAGGAGTTATACATCAGGAAGGGTAGCACAATCAGCTTGACCTGCATCATTGAACTGCAGGATCTGCCTCCGAGCAACGTGACCTGGTATCATGCCGGAGTGGTGATCGATTTCGACGGTCCAAG GGGTGGCGTATCGCTGGAAACGGAGAAGGGTAAGCTTGGTACCACCAGCAAGCTCCTAATAACGCGTGCTCAACTCGACGATAGTGGTAATTATACATGCGCTTCGAGTAAAGTCACCCCGGCGAGCGTCATGGTGCACGTGCTAAACGGTGAGCAAAATACCGGTGGTAATATCGGTAAGGGTGGCAGTTGCGATGAGGAGATTGCAATGGCTCATTTCGAAATTCTCCGCTTCGcgatcgagcgagcgagcgagcgagagaggaGGCGTATAATATAG
- the LOC105204615 gene encoding kin of IRRE-like protein 3 isoform X1 has translation MAPFHGMALLLLGIGYLLHAEPLHSERGIALFHLNDDTFGKGEKSQRGTKKTYFFKDTPQKLTVAIGQAAVLLCRVKNLGNRTVSWIRKRDLHILTSMSVTYTSDARFTVVGNPETDDWNLRIDYVQPRDAGIYECQVNTEPKIYRAVALKVLDIQARITGSQELYIRKGSTISLTCIIELQDLPPSNVTWYHAGVVIDFDGPRGGVSLETEKGKLGTTSKLLITRAQLDDSGNYTCASSKVTPASVMVHVLNGEQNTGGNIGKGGSCDEEIAMAHFEILRFAIERASERERRRII, from the exons ATGGCCCCGTTCCACGGCATGGCCCTGCTGCTCCTGGGAATCGGATACCTGTTACACGCGGAACCACTTCACAGCGAACGCGGCATCG CGCTCTTTCATCTCAACGACGACACGTTCGGCAAAGGAGAGAAGTCGCAGCGTGGCACAAAGAAGACCTATTTTTTCAAAGACACGCCACAAAAATTAACGGTGGCCATAGGGCAGGCCGCCGTCTTATTATGCCGTGTTAAAAACCTAGGAAACAGAACT GTGTCTTGGATCCGAAAAAGGGACCTACACATCCTGACGTCCATGTCGGTGACTTACACGAGCGACGCGAGATTTACGGTAGTCGGCAATCCGGAGACCGACGACTGGAATCTGCGAATAGATTACGTGCAACCGCGGGACGCCGGCATTTACGAGTGTCAGGTTAATACAGAACCGAAGATATATAGAGCCGTGGCACTGAAGGTTTTGG ATATACAGGCGAGGATCACGGGTTCCCAGGAGTTATACATCAGGAAGGGTAGCACAATCAGCTTGACCTGCATCATTGAACTGCAGGATCTGCCTCCGAGCAACGTGACCTGGTATCATGCCGGAGTGGTGATCGATTTCGACGGTCCAAG GGGTGGCGTATCGCTGGAAACGGAGAAGGGTAAGCTTGGTACCACCAGCAAGCTCCTAATAACGCGTGCTCAACTCGACGATAGTGGTAATTATACATGCGCTTCGAGTAAAGTCACCCCGGCGAGCGTCATGGTGCACGTGCTAAACGGTGAGCAAAATACCGGTGGTAATATCGGTAAGGGTGGCAGTTGCGATGAGGAGATTGCAATGGCTCATTTCGAAATTCTCCGCTTCGcgatcgagcgagcgagcgagcgagagaggaGGCGTATAATATAG
- the LOC105204618 gene encoding cyclic pyranopterin monophosphate synthase-like — MGNIASMQYKCFLYSKYLKNNASIRMHSSLSHIDETGKASMVDVGSKNDSKRVAIARGFVKTGPIISNLIAENNIKKGDVLSVAQLAGIMAAKRTSDLIPLCHPLSLSYVNVRLRLNEESHTVEITSEVRCIGKTGVEMEALTAVSIAALTIYDMCKYAANPGTMQIYGIELVSKTGGTKGDFAIDKA, encoded by the coding sequence atgGGTAACATCGCGTCGATGCAGTACAAATGTTTTCTATATTCCaagtatcttaaaaataatgcaagtaTTAGAATGCATTCGTCATTATCGCACATAGATGAAACTGGTAAAGCGAGTATGGTAGATGTTGGATCGAAAAACGATAGTAAACGCGTAGCAATAGCAAGGGGATTCGTGAAGACAGGTCCTATTATTAGCAACTTAATCgcggaaaataatataaagaaaggtGACGTGTTATCGGTGGCTCAATTGGCCGGTATCATGGCAGCGAAACGTACGTCTGATCTCATACCACTGTGTCATCCGCTCTCCTTGTCTTATGTAAACGTACGCTTAAGATTGAACGAGGAATCGCACACAGTCGAAATTACATCAGAGGTCAGATGTATCGGCAAAACCGGCGTTGAAATGGAAGCTTTAACCGCTGTGAGCATAGCGGCTCTCACAATCTACGATATGTGTAAGTACGCGGCTAATCCCGGCACGATGCAAATATACGGTATAGAATTGGTGTCGAAGACGGGCGGTACAAAGGGTGACTTTGCGATAGATAAAGCTTAG
- the LOC105204617 gene encoding molybdenum cofactor biosynthesis protein 1, giving the protein MSENVTSTVGDITILFRFFFSLQSSLTLQMFRGSLLTRKLRGIANASTEAAAIAETSRLQQLRIKLREDEQRGILTDTFGRVHTYLRISLTERCNLRCTYCMPAEGVKLTKKEGILKTNEIIQIADLFVKEGVRKIRLTGGEPTVRKDIIDIVGQLKQLKDLEQVAITTNGLTLTRQLPALQKAGLDALNISLDTLKEERFELFTRRKGWARVMASIDLAVQLGYNPVKVNCVIMRGRNDDEIIDFINFTKDRPIDVRFIEYMPFQGNEWKENKMVPFDEMKAIIRKKYPEFQALPNQPNDTSKAYHVPGFVGQVGFITSMSQHFCDSCNRLRITADGNLKVCLFEGKGEVSLRDALRNGTSEDALKNLIRGAVARKQKQHAGMFNLTHMENRPMILIGG; this is encoded by the exons ATGAGCGAGAACGTAACATCGACAGTGGGTGACATAACAATTctcttccgttttttttttagtctccAGAGTTCATTAACCCTACAAATGTTTCGGGGGTCACTTCTTACTAGAAAGCTTCGTGGTATCGCGAATGCGTCGACGGAAGCTGCTGCAATCGCGGAGACGTCTCGG TTACAGCAACTCAGAATCAAGTTGCGGGAGGATGAACAACGTGGGATACTTACAGACACGTTTGGACGTGTTCACACGTACCTCAGGATTAGCCTTACGGAACGTTGCAACCTTCGCT GTACATATTGCATGCCTGCAGAGGGAGTCAAATTAACCAAGAAGGAAGGTATTCTAAAAACGAATGAGATAATACAGATAGCGGATCTTTTTGTCAAAGAAGGAGTGCGTAAAATACGTTTGACCGGTGGCGAGCCCACAGTTCGAAAGGATATCATTGATATTGTT GGACAACTGAAGCAATTGAAAGATTTGGAGCAAGTTGCGATTACAACAAATGGGCTAACACTGACGCGTCAATTGCCAGCTCTTCAGAAAGCAGGGTTGGATGCGCTCAATATATCACTAGACACTCTGAAAGAAGAACGCTTTGAGCTGTTCACTCGCAGAAAAGGCTGGGCAAGAGTTATGGCTTCCATAGATCTCGCTGTTCAGCTTGGTTATAATCCCGTGAaa GTCAACTGCGTGATAATGCGAGGACGCAATGACGATGAAATAATTGACTTTATCAATTTCACGAAAGACAGGCCTATCGACGTACGTTTTATAGAATACATGCCGTTTCAAGGCAACGAGTGGAAGGAAAATAAGATGGTTCCTTTCGATGAGATGAAAGCGATAATACGAAAGAAATATCCCGAGTTCCAAGCTCTGCCGAATCAGCCCAATGACACATCCAAG GCCTATCATGTGCCAGGATTTGTAGGACAGGTTGGGTTTATCACGTCAATGAGTCAACATTTTTGTGATTCGTGTAATCGCTTGAGAATAACGGCGGATGGAAATTTGAAGGTATGCCTATTTGAAGGAAAAGGCGAGGTCTCACTTCGAGATGCTCTGCGAAATGGAACTTCGGAAGATGCACTTAAGAATTTAATACGAGGAGCAGTAGCGCGAAAACAGAAACAACACGCag GAATGTTCAATCTCACTCACATGGAAAATAGGCCAATGATTCTGATTGGGGGTTAA
- the LOC105204616 gene encoding nuclear exosome regulator NRDE2, which yields MSLFPAYSNDKTESTSCGDTDNISTDWLSNSSFQAQVPKREPLDLYSSSEESLHENTDEFSFSAEKQLPPEIISQDIKVHARQKTNKKQKTERKKRTHDSKQHKSDYELDVKNVYFEDKHRDKGNNNINTFCSRTRPYYDISEKSLGYIKHKQPKKNLFHRYYIKNIDSAETTKKKDTVIKKTNKKEIKQDNEAEESVPSWCKNLEEEQKCKTQEYNERLAENPHNIELWLQYINFQDTLICYQRHQFTKDLQRSTVLKKLSIVEKALEKNADSKELLKLKLRFMTELTPSDELSNQLEILVNKDSGNIVLWQHFIMVTQASLAMCTVPRVLDLYSKCFCVLRQRSRTNPTVYDAQLLHMLYQCLIFLRHTGLWEQMWETIRLNLNLNLNLNKNSLSFRGSIDEKKLIGMEEMILMSRLPLNQLWQRTESLRENCHWISVSRDELELVGDSRRFILPEDVADFVHPILSRNSNFQMAIYSLLCLKVPLLPCRDHYMKELLLTNFHWGVESLEVLLPFMYPMVGEMAGHDQRKELLKDVLEGRLTSGPQYLKFHPAQEPYLDFVRKIFHTIAESLPSLQRTSVYVWWLRLERLLVFLNKDEPLKHDNKGKKLRATLKEFLKKDENRNNLYFYKEYALIELEMGRFSNCVNILETAIQSQGTRPSAITNVYERAALFNVYRTFIETLLDIRTYNDSHRPWILKVFGQMTPNENGNQESLIEAYLHSYVQDFLRVPFDEKEKDNFFLSDLECDAIVCYAYFLYIKDGDIQTVVNTLKSCIDHSKDYPYLQEMLYESQIAILQLHYERTQSMQNVLKEILSRTLNIYPNNFYALSVFAGIESELPTWRFNSRSTEIELWQAMAMYLAARRRIGLLKKLDQPDAMNAALNKILSFHSTLSRIPSIRCCPLLWRLYMLLLREHNLCEKKGEEVYHESVTQCPWTRSIYIDAAEVAPQLLTQIQDLIREKELRMHVTPEELDILRG from the exons ATGTCTCTCTTTCCTGCGTATTCGAATGACAAAACTGAATCAACAAGTTGCGGTGATACAG ATAACATTTCCACCGACTGGTTGTCGAATTCGAGTTTTCAGGCTCAAGTGCCTAAAAGGGAACCTCTCGACTTGTACTCCTCGTCAGAGGAGTCTTTACATGAAAATACAGACGAGTTTTCGTTTAGTGCAGAAAAACAATTACCACCTGAAATAATCTCTCAGGATATAAAGGTGCATGCAAGACAGAAAACCAATAAGAAGCAAAAAACAGAAAGGAAAAAACGTACACATGATAGTAAACAACATAAATCAGATTATGAGCTGGATGTAAAGAATGTATACTTTGAAGACAAGCATAGAGATAAAGGGAACAATAACATAAATACATTCTGCTCTAGAACGAGGCCATATTATGACATTAGTGAAAAATCTCTTGGTTACATTAAGCACAAGCAACCAAAGAAGAACTTGTTTCatagatattatattaaaaatattgattctgCAGAAACAACTAAGAAAAAAGATACAGTTATCAAGAAAACGAATAAGAAAGAGATTAAGCAAGACAATGAAGCAGAGGAAAGTGTACCTTCTTGGTGCAAGAACTTGGAAGAGGAACAGAAATGCAAAACTCAAGAATACAACGAACGACTGGCAGAAAATCCACACAATATTGAACTTTGGCTGCAATACATTAACTTTCag GACACATTGATTTGTTATCAGAGACATCAATTTACCAAAGACCTACAACGATCTacagtattaaaaaagttatctATTGTTGAAAAAGCTCTCGAAAAAAATGCAGATTCGaaggaattattaaaattaaagctaCGTTTTATGACAGAATTAACACCATCTGATGAATTATCAAATCAATTGGAGATATTAGTTAACAAAGATTCAGGGAATATTGTGTTATGGCAGCATTTTATCATGGTCACACAAGCTTCACTAGCAATGTGTACTGTTCCACGAGTATtagatttatattcaaaatgcTTCTGTGTTCTGAGACAGCGTTCGAGAACAAATCCTACTGTATACGATGCACAGCTGCTGC ATATGCTGtatcaatgtttaatttttctgaGACATACAGGACTATGGGAACAAATGTGGGAAACAATAcgtttaaatctaaatttgaatttaaacttAAACAAAAATAGTTTATCTTTTCGAGGATCtatagatgaaaaaaaattaa TTGGAATGGAAGAAATGATATTGATGTCACGATTACCTCTAAATCAACTATGGCAAAGAACAGAGTCATTGAGAGAAAATTGTCATTGGATTAGCGTCAGTAGGGACGAGTTAGAATTAGTTGGAGATTCTAGAAGGTTTATTTTACCAGAAGATGTAGCAGACTTTGTACATCCAATTCTTTCTCGAAATTCAAACTTTCAAATGGCCATCTATTCTCTTTTGTGTCTTAAAGTACCACTTCTACCTTGTCGTGATCACTACATGaaa gaGTTATTATTGACGAATTTTCATTGGGGAGTAGAATCTTTAGAAGTATTGCTTCCATTTATGTATCCCATGGTAGGTGAAATGGCTGGTCACGAccaaagaaaagaattattgaaAGATGTTCTCGAAGGACGTCTAACGTCAGGTCCTCAATATCTCAAGTTCCATCCAGCACAGGAACCTTACCTAGATTTTGTAcgcaaaatatttcatacaatcGCGGAAAGTCTACCCTCACTGCAACGAACAAGTGTATATGTCTGGTGGTTGCGATTGGAAAGGCTACTAGTTTTCCTCAACAAAGATGAACCTTTAAAACATGACAATAA agGGAAAAAATTGAGGGCAACGTtgaaggaatttttaaaaaaggatgaaaatagaaataatttatatttttataaggagTATGCTCTGATAGAACTGGAAATGGGCAGATTCAGCAATTGCGTGAACATTCTCGAGACTGCCATTCAGTCTCAAGGAACACGTCCATCTGCGATTACCAACGTGTATGAGAGGGCAGCGCTTTTCAACGTATATAGAACATTTATCGAGACTTTGCTCGATATTAGAACGTATAACGACTCGCACAGACCATGGATATTAAAAGTCTTTGGTCAAATGACACCTAACGAAAACGGAAATCAAGAATCACTGATTGAAGCGTATTTACATTCGTATGTACAAGACTTTCTGCGAGTTCCTTTCGATGAGAAGGAAAAGGATAATTTTTTCCTGTCGGATTTGGAATGCGACGCGATCGTATGCTACGCGTATTTCTTGTATATTAAAGATGGTGATATCCAAACTGTTGTCAACACATTGAAAAGCTGCATTGATCATTCCAAAGATTATCCCTACTTACAG GAAATGTTGTACGAAAGTCAAATTGCAATTCTGCAATTACATTACGAACGGACTCAGAGCATGCAGAATGTGCTAAAAGAAATCTTGAGCagaactttaaatatatatccgAATAACTTTTATGCTCTATCTGTATTTGCTGGCATAGAG AGTGAATTGCCAACCTGGAGATTCAATAGTAGAAGCACTGAAATTGAACTGTGGCAAGCCATGGCAATGTATCTGGCTGCTCGTAGACGTATTGGTCTCTTAAAGAAACTTGATCAACCTGATGCAATGAATGCTGcactgaataaaatattatcatttcaTTCAACACTCTCCAG aataccATCGATCCGATGTTGCCCATTGTTATGGAGATTGTATATGCTTCTTTTACGCGAGCataatttatgtgaaaaaaaaggagaagaggTTTATCACGAGAGTGTCACGCAATGTCCATGGACAAGAAGTATTTACATAGATGCAGCTGAAGTAGCACCTCAACTTCTGACACAAATCCAAGATCTAATACGCGAGAAAGAATTAAGAATGCATGTCACACCTGAAGAATTGGATATTCTTCGTGGCTAA
- the LOC105205970 gene encoding uncharacterized protein LOC105205970, producing MSKKMDLKAVVVSGEAPESDDDASNIVTNLGFPTIRTPSTYCGTIISGEAPESDDDLTSLSSVSGAVDAMACPPYTDLKIPKSKKSSIKYNSLLHKKLHECNETLDRDILQMTEGAITTSVQELSAVNRQLLRSELVLQEAVCQLRNASSRVKDASDTLHQLINDNFLHSVKT from the exons atgtctAAAAAAATGGATTTGAAAGCTGTAGTTGTGTCTGGAGAAGCTCCAGAGTCTGATGACGATGCGTCGAATATTGTCACT AACCTAGGATTTCCTACTATACGTACACCATCAACCTACTGCGGTACTATTATTTCAGGCGAAGCACCAGAATCAGATGAtg atctAACAAGTTTGAGTAGTGTTAGCGGAGCAGTGGATGCCATGGCATGTCCTCCTTATACAGATCTTAAGATACCAAAATCTAAGAAAAGTTCTATCAAATATAATAGTTTGCTTCACAAAAAATTGc ACGAATGCAATGAAACCTTGGATAGAGACATTTTACAAATGACCGAGGGCGCGATCACGACCAGTGTGCAAGAATTGTCAGCTGTTAATCGACAGTTGCTGAGAAGTGAATTGGTGTTACAAGAGGCTGTATGTCAATTGCGTAACGCCTCCAGTCGTGTAAAGGACGCCTCCGACACTCTACATCAACTCATAAACGACAACTTCTTGCATTCCGTTAAAACTTAA
- the LOC105204620 gene encoding DNA fragmentation factor subunit alpha gives MSETTAVTQGLGNPYKIVDHTRERRKGITASSLKELINIARNRLSLPVDADLTIVLEQDGTEVDDEEYFATLERNTSLMVLHGDQKWIAAGGSKTASRYIVVDDMDNVDDASRVDKIRRRRTPIEPLVSSLHGDPSHISLLGGNDLELLSDMDPDSLADIVPDRLFLEQLKEASGRFLAEKRQAQESMALLQMYASGGEMERA, from the exons ATGTCAGAAACAACCGCGGTCACGCAGGGGCTGGGCAATCCTTACAAGATTGTTGATCACACCAGGGAGCGAAGAAAGGGCATCACCGCCTCGTCGCTGAAGGAGCTGATCAACATCGCACGCAATCGACTGTCATTGCCCGTAGACGCCGATCTGACGATCGTTCTTGAACAGGATG GAACAGAGGTAGATGATGAGGAATATTTCGCCACATTAGAAAGGAACACGAGCTTGATGGTACTGCACGGTGATCAAAAGTGGATCGCTGCGGGTGGCAGTAAGACGGCGTCTCGTTACATCGTCGTGGACGACATGGATAACGTTGATGATGCTTCAAGAGTCGACAAAATTCGACGACGGCGAACGCCCATCGAGCCCCTGGTGTCGTCGTTGCACGGCGACCCGTCGCATATCTCGCTCCTGGGAGGAAATGATTTGGAATTACTCAGCGACATGGATCCTGACAGTTTAGCTGACATAGTGCCTGACAG ACTTTTCCTCGAACAGCTGAAGGAAGCTTCAGGTAGATTTTTGGCAGAGAAGCGGCAAGCGCAGGAATCCATGGCTCTCCTTCAGATGTACGCGAGCGGTGGTGAGATGGAGCGAGCGTAG